Proteins from one Arsenophonus apicola genomic window:
- a CDS encoding DUF423 domain-containing protein yields the protein MLIFAGISGFFCVAFGAIGSHLLSPLLNHDQREWICIGLRYQSMHTLVLMILGAILLRKVILWFYWGGIFFSIGILLFSGSFYCMALLQVKYFAHLTPVGGFCFLIGWILIVIGATRLRNPIIRHE from the coding sequence ATGTTGATATTTGCAGGAATTAGTGGATTTTTTTGCGTTGCATTTGGCGCAATAGGTTCACATTTATTATCACCTTTACTAAACCATGATCAAAGAGAATGGATTTGTATTGGTTTACGTTATCAATCAATGCATACTTTAGTACTGATGATATTAGGTGCTATTTTATTACGTAAAGTCATATTATGGTTTTACTGGGGAGGTATTTTCTTCAGTATAGGCATTTTATTGTTCAGTGGCAGTTTTTACTGTATGGCACTATTGCAGGTAAAATATTTTGCTCATTTGACACCAGTAGGCGGCTTTTGCTTTTTGATTGGCTGGATATTAATTGTTATTGGCGCAACTCGGCTTAGGAATCCAATAATACGTCATGAATAA
- a CDS encoding transcriptional regulator GcvA has protein sequence MSKCMPPLNALRVFDAAARHLSFTKAAEELYVTQAAISHQIKGLENFLGLKLFRRRNRSLLLTKEGQSYYLDIKEIFSSLREATRKLQALSAKGALTVSLLPSFAIQWLVPRLSSFNHAYPDIDVRIQAVYHEGDKMANDVDVAIFYGYGNWPGLRTDRLYAEYLIPVCAPALLAGRYPLKKPQDLIHHTLLHDSSRRDWQAYARQLSLQDIINVEQGPIFSHSAMVIQAAIHGQGIALINNIMTKNELDTGRLVCPFNDVLISKKAFYLVCHDTQAELGKIAAFRQWILAKAASEQQKWGFVTGEP, from the coding sequence ATGTCAAAATGTATGCCTCCTCTTAATGCATTAAGGGTATTTGATGCTGCAGCCCGTCATTTAAGTTTTACTAAAGCAGCAGAAGAGCTTTATGTTACTCAGGCGGCAATAAGTCATCAAATAAAAGGTTTAGAAAATTTCTTGGGTTTGAAATTATTTCGTCGGCGTAATCGTTCATTATTATTAACTAAAGAAGGGCAAAGTTATTATTTAGATATTAAAGAAATTTTTTCTTCATTACGTGAAGCTACTCGGAAATTACAGGCACTTAGCGCAAAGGGAGCATTAACCGTCAGTTTATTACCGAGTTTTGCTATTCAATGGTTAGTGCCGCGTTTATCGAGTTTTAATCATGCTTATCCTGATATTGATGTACGTATACAGGCTGTTTATCATGAGGGAGATAAAATGGCCAATGATGTTGATGTGGCCATCTTTTATGGTTATGGTAATTGGCCAGGCTTAAGAACAGATCGTTTGTATGCGGAATACTTAATACCAGTTTGTGCGCCAGCCTTATTAGCGGGGCGTTATCCATTGAAAAAACCGCAAGATTTAATTCATCATACATTGCTACATGATTCTTCTCGGCGTGATTGGCAAGCTTATGCACGTCAATTATCATTACAAGACATTATTAATGTAGAACAAGGACCCATTTTCAGTCATAGTGCTATGGTTATTCAAGCCGCCATACATGGTCAAGGTATCGCATTGATTAATAACATTATGACAAAAAATGAACTTGATACAGGTCGTTTAGTATGTCCGTTTAATGATGTTTTAATTAGTAAAAAAGCTTTCTATTTGGTTTGTCATGATACTCAAGCGGAGTTAGGTAAGATTGCTGCATTTCGTCAATGGATCCTTGCAAAAGCAGCTAGCGAGCAACAAAAATGGGGATTTGTTACTGGTGAGCCGTAA
- the tcdA gene encoding tRNA cyclic N6-threonylcarbamoyladenosine(37) synthase TcdA, with protein MQLLLSQAWLRRFAGIGRLYGQKALMLFARSHVCVVGIGGVGSWAAEALARTGIGTITLIDMDDVCVTNTNRQLHALSETIGQSKVEVMKSRILQINPECQINIIDDFVSTTNLAELISMQFDYVIDAIDSIRPKAALLAYCRRYKIPIVTTGGAGGQIDPTQIQVKDLAKTIHDPLAAKLREKLKSDFKIIKNSKGKLGIDCVFSTEQLVYPQSDGTVCRTKSNVGGTMRMDCAAGFGAATMVTASFGFVAVAHVLKKLQRKMMASERK; from the coding sequence ATGCAATTACTCCTTTCACAAGCTTGGCTACGGCGCTTCGCTGGTATCGGCCGTCTCTATGGTCAAAAAGCGTTAATGCTTTTTGCTCGTTCCCATGTCTGTGTTGTTGGTATTGGTGGTGTAGGCTCATGGGCTGCGGAAGCATTAGCAAGAACAGGGATCGGCACTATCACACTGATTGATATGGATGATGTATGTGTGACAAATACTAATCGACAATTGCATGCATTGAGCGAAACTATTGGTCAATCAAAAGTTGAAGTCATGAAATCGCGTATTTTGCAAATTAACCCTGAATGTCAAATTAATATTATTGATGATTTTGTCTCGACGACTAATCTTGCTGAGCTGATATCAATGCAATTTGATTATGTAATTGATGCTATCGATAGCATACGGCCTAAAGCTGCTTTATTAGCTTATTGTCGTCGTTATAAAATCCCCATTGTGACCACTGGTGGCGCCGGTGGACAAATTGATCCTACCCAGATCCAAGTCAAAGATTTAGCGAAAACGATCCATGATCCCTTAGCTGCCAAATTACGTGAAAAATTAAAAAGTGATTTTAAAATAATCAAAAATAGCAAAGGTAAATTAGGTATTGACTGTGTTTTCTCGACCGAACAATTAGTTTATCCACAAAGTGATGGCACCGTCTGTAGGACTAAAAGTAATGTGGGAGGAACAATGCGTATGGATTGTGCCGCCGGTTTTGGAGCAGCAACAATGGTAACAGCTAGTTTTGGTTTTGTTGCGGTTGCGCATGTATTAAAAAAATTACAGCGTAAAATGATGGCTAGCGAAAGAAAATGA
- the amiC gene encoding N-acetylmuramoyl-L-alanine amidase AmiC has product MDHSKHGFSRRRLLQGAAATILLSISPLGLALSSSIVAIRIWPASSYTRVTLESNIALKYRQFALSAPDRIVVDLENVQLNSVLQGVGKQISSRDPYLKLVRVGQFDQKTVRLVFEVKTHVEPQMFTIAPVAGFKHRLVVDFYPASGVYTDDDPLLALLEDYNKGKLDDALPVITKKPGKAGRDRPIVIMIDPGHGGEDPGAIGKYKTREKDIVLQIARRLKILINREPKMKVYMTRNEDVFIPLKVRVAKARKMQADLFVSIHADAFTNRKARGSSVFALSTKGATSNTARYLAQTQNEADLIGGVSKSGDKYLDHTMFDLVQTATINDSLKFGTEVLKRMGNVNKLHKNIVDQAGFAVLKAPDIPSILVETAFISNIEEERKLKTAKFQQQMAESIFRGIKAYFDNGGKLALR; this is encoded by the coding sequence ATGGATCATTCAAAACACGGTTTTTCACGACGACGTCTTCTGCAAGGAGCAGCTGCGACTATACTGTTAAGTATTAGTCCATTGGGGCTAGCCTTGTCTTCAAGTATAGTTGCTATTCGTATTTGGCCTGCTTCTAGTTATACCAGAGTAACTTTAGAATCGAATATTGCTTTAAAATATCGTCAATTTGCTTTGTCTGCTCCTGATCGGATTGTCGTGGATTTAGAAAACGTACAATTAAATAGTGTCTTGCAAGGGGTAGGCAAGCAAATCAGTTCGCGTGATCCTTATCTGAAATTAGTCAGAGTAGGGCAATTTGATCAAAAAACGGTTCGATTAGTTTTTGAAGTGAAAACTCATGTTGAACCACAAATGTTTACTATTGCACCTGTTGCTGGTTTTAAACATCGCTTAGTTGTTGATTTTTATCCTGCTTCTGGTGTTTACACTGATGACGATCCGTTATTAGCACTACTAGAAGATTACAATAAAGGTAAATTGGATGATGCGTTGCCGGTTATAACGAAAAAGCCAGGTAAAGCAGGTAGAGATAGGCCGATTGTCATTATGATCGATCCTGGTCATGGTGGGGAAGATCCTGGTGCGATAGGAAAATATAAAACGCGGGAAAAAGATATTGTATTGCAAATTGCGCGGCGATTAAAAATATTAATTAATCGTGAACCTAAGATGAAAGTTTATATGACTCGTAATGAAGATGTATTTATTCCTTTAAAAGTACGAGTTGCAAAAGCAAGAAAAATGCAGGCTGATTTATTTGTTTCTATTCACGCTGATGCCTTTACTAATCGTAAAGCGAGAGGTTCCTCCGTATTTGCATTATCAACCAAAGGCGCCACCAGTAATACCGCTCGATATTTAGCACAAACACAGAATGAGGCAGATCTGATTGGTGGTGTCAGTAAAAGTGGTGATAAATATCTTGATCACACCATGTTTGATTTAGTTCAGACAGCGACTATTAATGATAGCTTGAAATTTGGTACCGAAGTGCTTAAACGGATGGGTAACGTGAACAAGTTGCATAAGAACATCGTTGATCAAGCGGGTTTTGCGGTATTAAAGGCACCAGACATTCCGTCTATTCTGGTTGAAACGGCTTTTATTAGTAATATTGAAGAAGAACGAAAATTAAAAACAGCAAAATTCCAACAGCAGATGGCGGAATCTATTTTCCGGGGTATTAAAGCTTATTTTGACAACGGTGGAAAACTGGCTTTGCGTTAA
- the argA gene encoding amino-acid N-acetyltransferase, translated as MEGRSTDLVNGFRHSVPYINIHRDKTFVITLNGNAIADKNFTHIISDIGLLHSLGIRLVLVYGIRPQIDKKLLTRQYPAIYHKNIHVTDANTMELAKKISATLQWDITALLSMSLNNTPLQGAHINVVSGNFIIAQPLGIDKGVDYCHSGGIRRIDDIAINYQLERGSIVLIGPIAVSVTGESFNLATETIASQLAIKLKADKLIGFCSSQGISDKNGNILSQLSPNDAEIHIDELEKQHNNHSDILPFLRSATKACRQGVRRSHLISYQESGALLQELFSHKGIGTQIIMENSEQIRRANINDISGILELIQPLEQQGILICRSREQLEMEIDKYTIIERENLVIACAALYTYLEEKSGEMACLAVHPDYRNLSRGEKLLEHITLQAKNLKLEKLFVLTTQSTHWFQERGFLPAKVDMLPIKKQSLYNYQRCSKILILNIN; from the coding sequence ATGGAAGGACGTAGTACTGATTTAGTTAATGGATTTCGCCACTCTGTTCCCTATATTAATATACATCGCGATAAAACTTTTGTTATTACATTGAACGGTAACGCTATCGCAGATAAAAATTTTACTCATATCATTAGCGATATCGGTTTATTACACAGTCTGGGTATTCGATTGGTTTTAGTTTATGGTATACGCCCACAGATAGATAAAAAACTCTTAACCCGTCAATATCCGGCAATCTACCATAAAAATATTCACGTCACAGATGCCAATACCATGGAGTTAGCTAAAAAAATATCAGCTACATTACAATGGGATATTACCGCTCTGTTATCGATGAGTCTCAACAATACTCCATTACAAGGTGCCCATATTAATGTCGTCAGTGGTAATTTTATTATTGCTCAACCTTTAGGGATCGACAAGGGTGTTGATTATTGTCACAGCGGAGGTATACGCCGAATCGATGATATCGCTATCAATTATCAATTAGAGCGCGGTTCCATTGTATTAATTGGTCCAATTGCTGTTTCTGTAACGGGAGAAAGTTTTAATCTAGCCACGGAAACCATCGCAAGCCAATTAGCGATTAAGCTCAAAGCAGATAAATTAATTGGATTTTGCTCTTCACAAGGTATCAGTGATAAAAATGGCAATATATTATCGCAACTCTCACCGAATGATGCTGAAATACATATTGATGAACTGGAAAAACAACACAATAATCATTCTGACATACTCCCTTTTCTACGTAGCGCAACTAAAGCATGCCGGCAGGGTGTTCGTCGTAGCCATTTAATAAGCTATCAAGAGAGTGGCGCTTTGTTACAAGAACTTTTTTCTCACAAGGGTATTGGTACCCAAATTATAATGGAAAATTCTGAACAAATTCGTCGAGCTAATATTAATGATATCAGTGGAATATTAGAATTAATTCAACCGCTAGAACAGCAAGGAATACTGATTTGCCGTTCACGTGAACAATTAGAAATGGAAATCGACAAATATACTATCATCGAACGAGAAAATTTGGTCATCGCTTGCGCAGCACTTTATACCTATTTAGAAGAAAAGTCGGGAGAAATGGCTTGCCTGGCTGTACATCCTGACTATCGTAATTTATCAAGAGGAGAAAAACTGCTTGAACACATTACTCTGCAAGCCAAAAATTTAAAATTAGAAAAACTTTTTGTATTAACAACCCAAAGTACACATTGGTTTCAGGAAAGAGGTTTTTTGCCGGCAAAAGTTGATATGTTGCCAATAAAAAAACAATCTCTTTATAATTACCAACGATGCTCAAAAATTTTAATACTTAATATTAATTAG
- the recD gene encoding exodeoxyribonuclease V subunit alpha, with protein sequence MITLLKRAAELNLFNSLDVQLAIRLVENENPLLLLIFALLSAETRAGHVCLFIDKLQPLYLFEGRQVEMAFALWEMAGTPDSSRIYAELKQCNAVCDAQQPTAKPLVLSDNKLYFQRMWADEGLVADFFSRHVLETVDEQRLATILTHFFTPSNTQDWQKIAVAVAVTSRIAVISGGPGTGKTTTVARLLATLVKLSHEKLIIQLAAPTGKAAARLTESLNNALLKLNLSATEQAVIPEQAQTIHRLLGAQPDSQLLRYHKDNPLLLDVLIVDEASMIDLPMMARLIEALPHHARVILLGDRDQLASVEAGAVLGDLCRFSECGYSRTRAAQLTKITDCDLSDFISNEGPDVKDRICLLRKSYRFDAQSGIGRLATAINQANIKYVEQLLTQPSADIAFHSIDSPVRYGKLISDATACYRYYLDMIKAGRDPEEILTAFNRYRLLAALREGPYGVIGLNDKLEQLLHRQASIRRSAYSWNKNYEGRPIMITKNDRPLGLFNGDIGIMLRDGQQGLKAYFQLPNGVVKRIQPSRLPQHETAFVITVHKSQGSEFEHAALVLPPIFTPILSKELIYTAITRAKNQLTIYADRHVFAKALVTPTERRSGLTERLV encoded by the coding sequence ATGATAACTTTACTAAAGCGAGCTGCTGAGCTTAATTTGTTTAATTCTTTAGACGTACAGCTTGCTATTCGGTTAGTGGAAAATGAAAACCCGTTATTATTATTGATATTTGCATTATTGAGCGCTGAAACTCGAGCAGGGCATGTTTGTTTGTTTATTGATAAGCTCCAACCACTCTATTTATTTGAAGGTAGGCAGGTTGAAATGGCTTTTGCCCTATGGGAAATGGCGGGAACGCCTGATAGTAGCAGGATCTATGCTGAGCTTAAACAATGTAATGCTGTTTGTGATGCTCAGCAACCCACAGCTAAGCCATTAGTGTTATCAGATAACAAACTCTATTTTCAGCGGATGTGGGCTGATGAAGGATTAGTGGCTGACTTTTTTTCTCGTCATGTGTTAGAAACCGTTGATGAACAGCGGCTAGCAACTATTTTAACGCATTTTTTTACGCCCTCGAACACACAAGATTGGCAAAAAATAGCTGTGGCAGTTGCAGTAACCAGTCGGATTGCTGTTATTTCTGGTGGGCCAGGTACTGGTAAAACAACGACAGTAGCACGTTTATTAGCCACTTTAGTCAAATTAAGTCATGAAAAGTTAATCATTCAGTTAGCAGCACCGACAGGAAAAGCGGCTGCACGATTAACTGAATCATTAAATAATGCATTATTAAAACTGAATTTATCTGCAACTGAGCAAGCGGTTATTCCCGAACAAGCGCAGACTATTCATCGTTTATTAGGTGCTCAACCAGATAGCCAGTTATTACGTTATCATAAAGACAATCCACTGTTATTAGACGTATTAATAGTTGATGAAGCATCGATGATTGATTTGCCTATGATGGCCAGATTGATTGAAGCCCTGCCTCACCACGCACGTGTTATTTTGTTAGGTGACAGAGATCAATTAGCTTCGGTTGAAGCGGGTGCTGTTCTCGGTGATCTTTGTCGTTTTTCCGAATGCGGATATAGTCGTACAAGAGCAGCACAACTGACTAAAATCACTGACTGTGATTTATCTGATTTTATATCGAACGAAGGACCAGATGTTAAAGATCGGATTTGCTTATTACGAAAGAGCTATCGTTTTGATGCACAATCAGGAATTGGTCGACTGGCTACGGCAATTAACCAAGCTAATATCAAATATGTTGAGCAGCTATTAACACAGCCAAGTGCGGATATTGCTTTTCACTCAATTGATTCGCCTGTGAGATATGGCAAATTAATTTCTGATGCTACTGCATGCTACCGTTATTATCTGGATATGATAAAAGCGGGTCGCGATCCTGAAGAGATCCTGACTGCTTTTAATCGTTATCGCTTATTAGCTGCTCTAAGGGAGGGACCATACGGGGTTATAGGGCTAAATGACAAGTTAGAACAGCTTTTGCATCGTCAGGCAAGTATTCGACGTTCAGCGTATAGCTGGAATAAAAACTATGAAGGCCGCCCAATCATGATCACTAAAAATGATCGTCCTCTTGGTTTATTTAATGGGGATATTGGTATCATGCTACGCGATGGACAACAGGGTTTAAAAGCTTATTTTCAGTTGCCAAATGGGGTGGTTAAAAGAATACAACCCAGTCGTTTACCTCAGCATGAAACTGCCTTTGTGATAACTGTACATAAATCTCAAGGGTCAGAATTTGAACATGCCGCATTGGTTTTACCACCAATTTTTACACCTATTCTTAGTAAAGAGCTTATTTATACGGCAATTACACGAGCGAAAAATCAGCTGACGATTTATGCTGATCGTCATGTTTTTGCTAAAGCGCTAGTGACGCCGACAGAGCGGCGCAGTGGTTTGACTGAGCGTTTAGTTTGA
- the recB gene encoding exodeoxyribonuclease V subunit beta produces MRNRRIQAYQLDPYRLPLYGQRLIEASAGTGKTHTIALLYLRLLLGVGQKNAFSRPLSVEEILVVTFTEAATDELRSRIRHNIHQMRMACIRDGIGFDENSIYRTLLSSIADKNVAAQWLLAAERQMDEAAIYTIHGFCQRMLVHNAFESGMLFEQSIIKDEHTLQQQACADFWRCNCYPLDYSISKVIVDEWSDPETLLAEIKPYLQGDIPAFINQPIEAQSIKQRHKTLIDTIKIVKEQWLINSASFLDLISNSAVNKRSYSRRNLPVWLATVNSWAQSATVDYKTPKELARFSQSELLDKTPTGNVPEHEVFLAIDNLLQQSLTLRDLIISKAIINIRQTIVQEKKRRGEIGFDDLLSYLDQALQAEGGERLANAIRNRYPVVMVDEFQDTDPQQYRIFQRIYQGHNHCCLLFIGDPKQAIYAFRGADIFTYLKAKDQIESHYTLDTNWRSSPNMIAAVNQLFSRVAKPFVFEQIPFNAVNPAPANQHLAFIHKTEKLSALNFCYLDKENVSTLDYQQTMAHQCASQICDWLKGGENGTSWLYRDNVKQPVTAADIMVLVRSRREAVIIREALSKFNISSVFLSNQESVFATDEARDLLWLLQAVLSPEKERTLRCALATRLIGLNAQDIEQLNQDENQWEIRVEEFANYLLLWQRHGILPILRAIMVNHRIAENLLMDNIEGERRLMDVMHLSELLQEAELQLDSVHALVRWLARQIDQPDALLENQQIRLESDKHLVSISTIHKSKGLEFPIVWLPFACQFSQQKLATFHDRDNFQTCLDLTQQEESIRLANEERLAEDLRLLYVALTRSKFHCSVGIAPLIKGRVSRESGDTDLHQSALGYLLQNGQQGNAALLRDALGALASENISITAISDINLSPWYPKENKPVKLLARNFTGQIQNSWRVTSYSGLTYHDIYSLSDKFTASDVNIEIAIQALAPKMDADAQGDDLLVQGEIADRSVHTFPKGATAGTFLHSLLELLPFNQHPQESWLAEKLAQAGFSVDWAPLLKMWLINIFDTPLLKNNFSLSKITPEYQLNEMQFHLPIEKLLSPSELDRLAHQYDVLSQRCPPLRFEPVTGVLKGYIDLVFCWQDKFYLLDYKSNWLGENSLAYSQQAIQSSMIDHRYDLQYQLYTLALHRYLRNRLPGYDYQNHFGGVIYLFLRGVDINNLGYGIYHTIPAYELINGLDELFNATNRGEEG; encoded by the coding sequence GTGAGGAATAGGAGAATACAAGCTTATCAACTGGATCCTTATCGTTTGCCTCTTTATGGTCAACGGCTGATAGAAGCTTCAGCAGGAACAGGAAAAACCCATACGATAGCTTTACTCTATTTGCGATTATTATTGGGTGTTGGGCAAAAAAATGCATTTTCTCGTCCATTAAGTGTAGAAGAGATTTTAGTGGTAACTTTTACAGAAGCGGCAACCGATGAGTTACGATCACGTATTCGCCACAATATTCATCAGATGAGAATGGCTTGTATTAGAGATGGTATTGGTTTTGATGAAAATTCAATATATCGAACCTTACTATCTTCTATTGCAGATAAAAATGTGGCCGCTCAATGGTTACTTGCTGCTGAACGTCAAATGGATGAAGCAGCGATTTATACCATCCATGGTTTCTGTCAACGCATGTTGGTGCATAATGCTTTTGAGTCAGGCATGCTATTTGAGCAATCAATAATAAAAGACGAACATACCTTACAGCAACAGGCTTGTGCTGATTTTTGGCGCTGTAACTGCTATCCATTGGATTATTCTATATCAAAGGTTATTGTTGACGAATGGAGTGATCCAGAAACACTGTTAGCTGAAATAAAGCCTTATTTACAAGGAGATATTCCAGCCTTTATCAACCAACCCATTGAAGCTCAATCAATAAAACAGCGTCATAAAACGCTAATTGATACGATAAAAATAGTAAAAGAGCAGTGGCTTATAAATTCGGCCAGTTTCCTTGATTTAATTAGTAATTCCGCTGTAAATAAACGTAGCTATAGTCGCCGTAATTTACCGGTTTGGTTAGCCACGGTCAATAGCTGGGCACAGTCAGCGACCGTAGATTATAAAACACCGAAAGAACTGGCTCGCTTTTCCCAATCTGAACTGCTAGATAAGACACCAACGGGTAATGTACCAGAACATGAGGTTTTTCTTGCTATTGATAATTTATTGCAACAATCACTTACATTACGTGATCTTATTATTTCAAAAGCAATTATCAACATTCGGCAAACGATTGTTCAAGAGAAAAAACGGCGTGGAGAAATTGGATTTGATGATTTATTAAGTTATTTAGATCAGGCATTGCAGGCCGAAGGTGGAGAGCGATTAGCTAACGCGATTCGTAATCGCTACCCAGTTGTTATGGTCGATGAGTTTCAAGATACGGATCCGCAACAATATCGAATTTTTCAGCGTATTTATCAAGGGCATAATCATTGTTGTCTATTATTTATTGGTGATCCTAAACAAGCTATTTATGCTTTTCGTGGTGCGGATATTTTTACTTATCTTAAAGCTAAGGATCAGATTGAATCACACTATACCCTTGATACCAATTGGCGCTCTTCACCAAATATGATTGCGGCAGTTAATCAATTATTTAGTCGGGTAGCAAAGCCGTTTGTATTTGAGCAAATACCGTTTAATGCCGTTAATCCAGCCCCTGCGAATCAGCATTTAGCGTTTATTCATAAAACAGAAAAACTATCAGCATTAAATTTTTGTTATTTAGACAAAGAAAATGTTTCAACTTTGGATTATCAGCAAACGATGGCCCACCAGTGTGCTAGTCAGATATGTGATTGGCTTAAAGGGGGCGAGAATGGGACAAGCTGGCTGTATCGAGATAATGTAAAACAGCCGGTAACGGCTGCCGATATTATGGTGTTAGTCAGAAGCCGTCGTGAAGCAGTAATAATACGAGAAGCGTTAAGTAAATTTAATATTTCGTCAGTTTTTCTTTCTAATCAAGAAAGCGTTTTTGCTACTGATGAAGCGCGCGATTTATTATGGTTATTACAAGCCGTGCTCTCACCTGAAAAGGAACGCACGCTACGTTGTGCATTGGCTACCCGTTTAATCGGGCTAAATGCACAAGATATTGAACAATTAAACCAGGATGAAAATCAGTGGGAAATACGGGTTGAAGAGTTTGCCAATTATTTATTGCTTTGGCAGCGACATGGTATTTTGCCTATATTACGAGCTATTATGGTTAACCACCGAATTGCTGAAAACCTGCTAATGGATAATATAGAGGGTGAACGGCGCTTGATGGATGTGATGCATCTTAGTGAATTGTTGCAAGAGGCTGAATTACAACTTGATAGTGTGCATGCTCTAGTCCGCTGGTTAGCACGGCAGATAGACCAACCGGATGCTTTATTAGAAAACCAGCAGATACGTTTAGAGAGTGATAAGCACTTAGTTAGTATTAGTACCATCCATAAATCTAAAGGTTTAGAATTCCCGATTGTTTGGCTACCCTTTGCTTGTCAATTCTCTCAGCAAAAATTGGCCACTTTTCATGATCGTGATAATTTTCAAACATGTCTTGATCTGACACAACAAGAAGAGAGCATTAGGCTGGCTAATGAAGAACGTTTAGCAGAAGATTTGCGGTTGTTATATGTTGCACTAACGCGCTCAAAATTTCATTGTAGTGTTGGTATTGCCCCTTTAATAAAAGGTCGCGTGAGTAGGGAAAGTGGTGACACTGATTTACATCAAAGCGCATTAGGTTACTTATTACAAAACGGCCAACAAGGCAATGCCGCTCTTTTACGCGATGCTTTAGGCGCATTAGCTAGTGAAAATATTAGTATCACAGCCATTAGTGATATTAACCTATCGCCTTGGTATCCTAAAGAAAATAAACCTGTGAAGTTATTGGCGCGAAATTTTACAGGTCAGATCCAAAATAGCTGGCGAGTTACTAGCTACTCAGGATTAACTTATCATGATATATATTCTTTATCTGATAAGTTTACTGCTAGTGATGTAAATATTGAGATTGCTATCCAAGCTTTGGCACCTAAAATGGACGCTGATGCGCAAGGTGACGATTTGTTGGTTCAAGGTGAAATAGCAGATAGAAGTGTTCATACCTTTCCTAAGGGCGCCACAGCAGGAACTTTTTTACACTCCTTGTTGGAATTATTGCCATTTAATCAACATCCGCAAGAGTCTTGGTTAGCTGAAAAATTAGCACAAGCCGGTTTTTCTGTTGATTGGGCACCTTTGCTAAAAATGTGGCTAATAAATATTTTTGACACTCCATTACTTAAAAATAATTTCAGTTTGTCAAAGATCACACCTGAGTATCAATTAAATGAAATGCAATTTCATTTACCAATAGAAAAATTATTATCGCCATCTGAATTAGACAGATTGGCCCATCAATATGATGTCTTATCCCAACGTTGTCCACCACTTAGGTTTGAGCCAGTAACAGGTGTTTTAAAAGGTTATATTGATTTAGTTTTCTGCTGGCAAGACAAATTTTATCTGCTTGATTATAAATCAAATTGGTTAGGAGAAAATAGTCTGGCATATAGTCAGCAGGCAATACAGAGCTCGATGATTGATCATAGATATGATTTACAGTATCAGCTTTATACATTAGCTTTGCATCGTTATTTACGAAATCGTTTGCCTGGTTATGATTATCAAAACCATTTTGGTGGTGTTATTTACCTTTTTTTGCGAGGGGTTGATATTAATAACCTTGGTTATGGTATTTATCATACAATTCCTGCTTATGAGTTAATTAATGGCTTGGATGAGCTATTTAATGCAACTAATCGAGGTGAAGAAGGATGA